The following is a genomic window from Halobellus ruber.
CGTCGACGAGGGGGCGACGGTCGAGGACGTCGCCTACGAGATCGGGCCGGGACTCGGCCGCGACACCGTCGCCGGGGTCGTCGACGGCGAGCTCGTCGACAAGGTCGACCCCGTTCACGACGGCGCGGAGGTCGTCATCGTCACCGAGGACAGCGACGAGTACCTCCGCGTGCTCCGGCACTCCGCGGCGCACGTCTTCGCGCAGGCGCTCCAGCGCCTCCACCCCGAAGCGAAACTCGCGATCGGTCCGCCGACCGACGAGGGGTTCTACTACGACGTCGCGAACGTCGACCTCGACGCCGACGATCTGGAATCGATCGAAGCGGAGATGGAGGCGATCCTCGAAGAGGACCTCCCGATCGAACGGGAGACCCGCTCCCGCGCGGACGCCTTCGAGACCTACCCCGACAACCGCTACAAACGGGAGATCCTGGAGGAGGAGGCCGCGGGCGAGGATCCGGTCTCCTTCTACGTCCAGGGCGACTTCGAGGACCTGTGTCAGGGGCCGCACGTCGACTCCACCGGCGACGTCGGCGCGGTCACGCTGCTCACCATCTCCTCGGCGTACTGGCGCGGCGACGAGGAAAACGAGACGCTCACCCGGGTGTACGGCACCGCCTTCGAGTCCGAGGCCGACCTCGAACAGTACCTCCAACGCCGCGAGCAGGCCAAGGAACGGGACCACCGGAAGCTGGGCCAGGAGCTCGACCTCTTCTCGATCCCCGAGGTCACCGGCCCCGGGCTACCGCTGTACCATCCCAACGGCAAGCGGATCCTGGACGAACTCTCCGAGTACGCCCGCTCGTTGAACCTCGACGCCGGCTACGAACCCGTCGAGACGCCGCATCTCTTCCGGACGGAGCTGTGGAAGAAGTCGGGCCACTACGACAACTACGTCGACGACATGTTCCTCCAGGAGGTCAACGACGAGGAGTATGGATTAAAGCCGATGAACTGCCCGGGTCACGCCACCATCTTCGACCAGAAGTCGTGGTCCTACCGGGACCTCCCGGTCCGGTACTTCGAGGACGGCAAGGTCTACCGGAAGGAACAGCGCGGGGAACTCTCGGGGCTCTCGCGGGTGTGGTCGTTCACGATCGACGACGGCCACCTGTTCTGCCGGCCCGAACAGATCGAACAGGAGGTAAACCAGGTGATGGACGCAATCTACGAGGTGCTCGACACGTTCGGGCTCGACGCCCACGTCGCGCTCGCGACCCGCCCGGAGAAGTCGGTCGGCGGCGACGAGATCTGGGAGCAGGCCGAATCCCAGCTCCGGTCGGTGCTGGA
Proteins encoded in this region:
- the thrS gene encoding threonine--tRNA ligase, which gives rise to MSEIVVSLPDGSELAVDEGATVEDVAYEIGPGLGRDTVAGVVDGELVDKVDPVHDGAEVVIVTEDSDEYLRVLRHSAAHVFAQALQRLHPEAKLAIGPPTDEGFYYDVANVDLDADDLESIEAEMEAILEEDLPIERETRSRADAFETYPDNRYKREILEEEAAGEDPVSFYVQGDFEDLCQGPHVDSTGDVGAVTLLTISSAYWRGDEENETLTRVYGTAFESEADLEQYLQRREQAKERDHRKLGQELDLFSIPEVTGPGLPLYHPNGKRILDELSEYARSLNLDAGYEPVETPHLFRTELWKKSGHYDNYVDDMFLQEVNDEEYGLKPMNCPGHATIFDQKSWSYRDLPVRYFEDGKVYRKEQRGELSGLSRVWSFTIDDGHLFCRPEQIEQEVNQVMDAIYEVLDTFGLDAHVALATRPEKSVGGDEIWEQAESQLRSVLESAGIDYDLEPGDGAFYGPKIDFAFEDALGRKWDGPTVQLDFNMPERFELTYTGEDNEDHRPVMIHRALYGSYERFFMVLIEHFDGKFPTWLAPEQVRILPISDDQLGYAHRVKNELDDFRVSVEDRSWTLGRKIREAQEERVPYMIVVGGDEAEAGTISVRDRKERERGDVGVEEFRRHLRSEVDDRRLEPDFIGE